The Anomalospiza imberbis isolate Cuckoo-Finch-1a 21T00152 chromosome 39, ASM3175350v1, whole genome shotgun sequence genome includes a window with the following:
- the LOC137464234 gene encoding serine/threonine-protein kinase pim-1-like gives PRPRPSRRGLASARLWACWRWRCWAGISAWGWGGIASLWLRLARARPRPRRGLQSQPRPRLLPGPAEDTRGAAAAAASAAASPARAPPLGSAAAAPEPPLSRCRERTPGEGRPGAVGGRSGAAPGPGPSADSRVPPAGKAQQGLKERYRLGSLLGSGGFGSVFAATRRSDGAPVAIKRVPRNRVLHWGELPDGTSAPLEIVLLDKVSTGFPGVIQLLEWLELPNDILMVLERPKQSQDLHNFIRARGFLSEEVARDLFRQVLEAVQHCTSCGVLHRDIKPGNILVDLATGQAKLIDFGCGTYLQDTAYTRLNTVIQPPRRNQFRFYNGKPATIWSLGILLHQMVCGEHPFRRCQNISWDHQLSLPGRLFQGGSSSLATGAMPVLGDSSSS, from the exons ccccgcccccggccgtcccgccggggtctcgcctccgcccggctctgggcgtgctggcggtggcgctgctgggcgggcatcagtgcctggggctggggcggcatcgcctccctctggctccgcctggcccgagcacggccccggccccgacgtgggctccagtcccagccccggccccggctcctcccgggccccgcggaggacacacgcggcgcggccgctgccgccgcctccgctgcggcttccccggcccgagctccgccgctcggcagcgcggccgccgcccccgagccgccgctgtcccgttgccgggagcgaacgcctggggagggccggcccggggcggtcggggggcgctcgggggccgctcctggccccgggccgagcgctgacagccgcgtcccgcccgcagggaaggcgcagcagggcctgaaggagcggtaccggctgggttcgctgctgggcagcggcggcttcggcagcgtcttcgcggccacgcggcgctcggacggcgccccg gtggccatcaaaagggtgccaaggaaccgcgtcctgcactggggcgagctg cccgacggcaccagcgcacccctggagattgtgctgctggacaaggtctccactggcttccccggtgtcatccagctgctggagtggcttgagctccccaacgacatcttgatggtgctggagcGCCCAAAGCAGTCTCAGGACCTGCAcaatttcattcgggcacgggggttcctgtccgaggaggtggcgcgggatctgttccgccaggtgctggaggccgtgcagcactgcaccagctgtggggtcctgcacagggacatcaaaccagggaacatcctggttgacctggccactgggcaggccaaattaatcgactttggctgtggcacctacctgcaagacacagcctacactcgctt gaacacggtcatacagccccccaGAAGGAACCAATTTCGATTTTACaacggcaagccagctaccatctggtccctgggcatcctgctgcaccagatggtctgcggggagcaccctttcaggaggtgccagaacatcagctgggaccatcagctctcgctgccaggACGGCTCTttcaaggtggatcctcatctctggccacgggggcaatgccagtgctgggagacagcagcagctcgtga